GTGGGCTTTAACCCCACCGTCGACGGCGAGCGAAAGCGCGTTACCGTTCGTGGTCGAGAGGTCGGGAGTGACGCTCGGCAGATCAACGCGAAGATCGTCGATCGTGGTTCCCAGCCGGTCGAAGAACTGATCGATGAGGAATAACAGACACGCCGTTCGTTCGCTCGTTCAGACCTGTGTCTGACCGTATTCCTCACGATCATCCGTCGATCGACACCGTCCGCGGGACGATCGATCGTGCGGGTTCGACGGCCCATCCAAAGCTCGTGCTCGATTCGGAGTCGTCACTGTTCCCCGAGGGTGTCGTTCACCTCACGTTGGACGGCCAGCAGTATCACGCCCGCATCGAGCGAAGCTTCGATGGCACGCCGGAAATCCGCAGCGTGTACGATAACGCCCGTCTCGCCCGTGAGGGGGCGCGAGAACCGAGCGTAAACCGGCT
The sequence above is drawn from the Halocatena salina genome and encodes:
- a CDS encoding DUF7112 family protein, giving the protein MSDRIPHDHPSIDTVRGTIDRAGSTAHPKLVLDSESSLFPEGVVHLTLDGQQYHARIERSFDGTPEIRSVYDNARLAREGAREPSVNRLREWFDEGDLVFGRSVHVDVIEPDHQYAIRRPGATAVYTVIPRPDRSLSEIADSLEDH